A window of Dromiciops gliroides isolate mDroGli1 chromosome X, mDroGli1.pri, whole genome shotgun sequence contains these coding sequences:
- the LOC122734000 gene encoding LOW QUALITY PROTEIN: ER membrane protein complex subunit 8-like (The sequence of the model RefSeq protein was modified relative to this genomic sequence to represent the inferred CDS: inserted 2 bases in 1 codon), giving the protein MPGVKLTTQAYCKMVLHSAKYPHCAVNGLLVAKKQKPHKEQPLHSAPHPHQTLFVDCIPLFHGTLGLVPMLEVALSLIDSWCKDNSHVIAGYYQANERVKDASPNQVVEKVASGIAEGVNDTALIMVDNTKFTRECIEPTIHENKWRCRDPHYDHCEDXAQRISASLLNSRSYDILVDKSRDQ; this is encoded by the exons ATGCCCGGCGTGAAGCTGACTACCCAGGCCTACTGCAAGATGGTGCTGCACAGCGCCAAGTACCCCCACTGCGCCGTCAACGGGCTCCTGGTGGCCAAGAAGCAGAAGCCCCACAAGGAGCAGCCCTTGCACAGCGCCCCCCACCCGCACCAGACCCTCTTCGTGGACTGCATCCCCCTGTTCCATGGCACCCTGGGGCTGGTCCCCATGCTGGAGGTGGCCCTCAGCTTGATTGATTCATGGTGCAAAGATAATAGCCATGTGATTGCTGGTTATTATCAAGCTAATGAACGTGTAAAGGATGCCAGTCCAAACCAGGTTGTTGAGAAGGTAGCTTCCGGAATTGCCGAAGGCGTCAATGACACCGCGCTCATCATGGTAGACAACACGAAGTTTACAAGGGAGTGCATAGAACCCACCATCCATGAAAACAAATGGCGGTGCAGAGATCCACACTATGATCATTGTGAAGA TGCCCAGAGGATCTCGGCATCTCTCTTGAACAGCAGGTCCTATGACATCCTTGTGGACAAATCCAGAGATCAATAA